From Ignavibacteria bacterium, one genomic window encodes:
- a CDS encoding amidohydrolase family protein, whose translation MHRYLLLASIILIFSTSAFCGDEIPGAPQRQTIALINAVVHTATGPTIKNATVIFDKGIITSVSSAAPAPPNARVVDCKGSHVYPGFIAPMTTLGLTEIDAVRSTRDMSEVGSFNPNARAETAYNPDSELIPTVRSNGILLVNSSPQGGTISGQSSMMRLDGWTREDLAVKRVSGLLLNWPSMEISNAWWMRKTADEQRKDIEKNVRSIYDLFESARAYSATARAGVDTSLRDIRYEAMRVVFEDTVPVMVEANTRRQIEAVIDFQRAFNVRVILVGAEDAPRMIPQLQRSGMGIIIPRVHSLPRREEDGYDSPFVLAKTLAEAGIMFAFSESGAWQQRNLPFHAGTARAFGLSEEDAVKGLTIYPAKMFGIDAQYGSIEVGKSATLFISRGDALDSKSNSVVAAFIDGREIDLDNRHKRLAKKYRARGTR comes from the coding sequence ATGCATCGTTACCTCCTTCTCGCCAGCATCATTCTGATCTTCTCCACGTCCGCATTCTGCGGTGATGAGATCCCCGGTGCGCCGCAACGACAGACCATCGCTCTAATCAATGCTGTAGTTCATACAGCAACAGGGCCAACGATCAAGAATGCCACGGTCATCTTTGACAAAGGCATCATCACATCGGTCTCCTCCGCTGCGCCGGCTCCACCAAATGCACGTGTGGTTGATTGCAAGGGGTCTCATGTGTACCCGGGCTTTATCGCTCCCATGACCACCCTGGGATTGACAGAGATCGATGCAGTTCGCTCAACACGAGACATGAGTGAAGTAGGGTCATTCAACCCCAATGCGCGTGCAGAGACCGCCTATAACCCTGACAGTGAACTCATCCCAACTGTTCGCTCCAACGGCATCCTCCTTGTGAACTCAAGTCCGCAGGGCGGAACGATCTCGGGCCAATCCTCAATGATGCGTCTCGATGGCTGGACACGTGAGGATCTTGCTGTGAAGCGTGTGTCCGGACTTCTCCTAAACTGGCCATCAATGGAGATATCCAATGCTTGGTGGATGCGCAAGACAGCAGATGAGCAACGCAAGGATATCGAGAAGAATGTACGATCCATCTATGATCTGTTCGAAAGTGCGCGAGCCTATAGTGCAACAGCAAGGGCGGGCGTAGATACATCGCTGCGTGATATCCGTTACGAGGCCATGCGTGTTGTTTTCGAAGACACCGTACCGGTGATGGTGGAGGCAAACACGCGCAGACAGATCGAGGCCGTAATTGATTTTCAACGGGCCTTCAATGTACGTGTGATCCTTGTCGGTGCAGAAGATGCCCCTCGTATGATCCCGCAGTTGCAGCGTTCAGGCATGGGCATCATCATCCCTCGCGTTCATTCGTTGCCTCGAAGAGAAGAAGATGGATATGACAGTCCATTTGTCCTCGCAAAGACCCTTGCTGAAGCCGGCATCATGTTCGCCTTCTCAGAGAGTGGCGCATGGCAACAACGCAATCTTCCGTTCCATGCAGGCACGGCACGTGCCTTTGGACTATCAGAAGAAGATGCTGTGAAGGGGCTCACCATCTACCCTGCAAAGATGTTCGGTATCGATGCTCAGTATGGTTCGATCGAGGTTGGCAAGAGTGCGACCTTGTTCATCAGCAGGGGTGATGCGCTCGACAGCAAGAGCAATTCCGTTGTTGCCGCGTTCATTGATGGCCGTGAGATCGACCTCGACAACAGACACAAGCGACTCGCGAAGAAGTATCGCGCGCGCGGCACTCGGTAG
- a CDS encoding prolyl oligopeptidase family serine peptidase yields MVDGTLLHSEPIAVPPSALSMARRALHGEDLARYEAVTLHDITYASDGLKIRGFLALPPGGQSTYPAIIFNRGGSGPRGALTPETAMPLIGLYASWGYVVVASNYRALGGSEGLQEEWGAGDVRDALNLLPLLDSLSYVDRDRLGLIGGSRGGMMAYMMLAQTERFRAAVTFGAPARINAVEHSAYIRKTMLKHLPPGSVEQYEAELRSAVVWAERMSPTTPLLMMHGTGDRRVDAEHSLYLALELQKLHRPYKLIMYDNADHVLAGRRNESNADMRWWIDRYVRDKAPLPRTGPHGA; encoded by the coding sequence ATGGTAGACGGTACGTTACTTCATTCGGAACCGATAGCTGTTCCGCCAAGTGCTCTTTCAATGGCTCGCAGAGCCTTGCACGGTGAGGACCTCGCCCGGTATGAGGCTGTAACGCTTCATGATATCACCTATGCGAGTGATGGTCTGAAGATTCGAGGATTCCTTGCGCTTCCGCCTGGCGGCCAAAGCACGTATCCTGCCATCATCTTCAATCGAGGTGGAAGCGGACCGCGCGGAGCGCTAACCCCGGAAACAGCCATGCCCCTTATCGGACTCTACGCCTCATGGGGCTATGTGGTGGTTGCCTCCAACTACCGTGCTCTCGGTGGGTCAGAGGGACTGCAGGAAGAATGGGGAGCCGGTGATGTTCGTGATGCACTGAACCTCTTGCCGTTGCTTGATTCACTATCCTATGTGGACCGCGACCGGTTAGGTCTCATCGGTGGCAGTCGTGGTGGTATGATGGCCTACATGATGCTTGCCCAGACCGAACGATTTCGGGCGGCGGTCACGTTCGGAGCGCCGGCACGGATCAATGCCGTAGAACACTCGGCCTACATTCGTAAGACGATGCTGAAACATCTGCCGCCCGGAAGTGTCGAGCAGTATGAAGCTGAACTTCGTAGTGCAGTGGTGTGGGCAGAACGAATGTCACCTACCACTCCGTTGCTCATGATGCATGGAACGGGGGATAGGCGGGTAGACGCCGAACATTCCCTGTATCTTGCTCTCGAACTGCAAAAGCTTCATAGGCCGTATAAGCTGATCATGTACGATAATGCAGATCATGTGTTGGCAGGCAGAAGGAACGAATCAAATGCCGACATGCGTTGGTGGATAGACAGGTATGTGAGGGACAAGGCGCCCCTTCCTCGTACTGGCCCACACGGAGCATGA
- a CDS encoding M1 family metallopeptidase: MIARLLSAVLILVAGGSLSLVMAQENKSSFIDWLITDDVLQETMQPRHHMRLMAESFPQKTIDTTIDVISYDLVLDWYSALLTPKAQRPERKANGRMTAVVRSRVNDLAQIDFDAVSLIIDSITSGGTSVVFTKNVRSISMTLPSPLQRGQDVELVIHYAITRDDRAIFFYSKSDAATENSPYASAYTISEPEDSRRWYPCNDQPDDKALFSVQVRVPKGFTVVSNGVRTDSVLVGDTASIQTWKHDVPMPTYLFAVSASEYILYPQVYTRTDNSSVPISNYHFDVDQDGPFYNATRALQNIPLMFEAFEERFGLYPFQTYGHVTVSPFQYGGMEHQTMSTINRRWLAGDVEGGYAHELAHHWFGDQVTCATWADIWLNEGGASWGEAVYQEHRSGFTGYMQVLWEKRARYMLTGLNEPPVYNIPIGILFNEATTYNKSSWIYHMMRRNVGDAIFFPAIRGYLAKYNIGSAQTYQLLDHMKEAAPNPLVAWDTFFDQWLVKAGHPVLEVIVSTTTRPTPFVYRVTIAQTQEHEGVPDAFVVPVHLRFIGFGEVLDTTVIVRERSVTMEFAVGFDADEVLVDPDNDILCVKGETLVGVDEQVQSDSWCGILGPHPITAGSPLRIYLDETSKASVEVRSITGSLVASASVSSGVSLLDTSSLAPGSYAVSIISGTRVYHRTVIITAQ, encoded by the coding sequence ATGATCGCTCGTTTACTCAGTGCTGTATTGATACTCGTTGCTGGCGGGAGCTTGTCTCTTGTGATGGCACAGGAGAATAAGTCAAGCTTCATCGATTGGCTTATCACCGATGATGTCCTGCAGGAGACGATGCAGCCACGCCACCATATGCGTCTTATGGCTGAGTCCTTTCCACAGAAGACGATCGATACGACCATCGATGTGATCTCCTATGATCTTGTCTTGGACTGGTATTCGGCACTTCTGACACCAAAGGCACAACGTCCGGAACGCAAGGCCAACGGCCGAATGACGGCAGTTGTGCGCTCGCGAGTAAATGACCTGGCACAGATCGATTTCGATGCAGTCTCACTTATCATCGACTCCATCACCAGTGGTGGTACTTCGGTAGTATTCACCAAGAATGTGCGTTCGATCTCCATGACCTTGCCGTCTCCGTTGCAACGAGGCCAGGACGTGGAGCTCGTGATCCATTATGCTATTACTCGCGATGACCGTGCGATCTTCTTCTACAGCAAGTCCGATGCAGCAACGGAGAACTCGCCATATGCGAGCGCCTACACGATCTCTGAGCCCGAAGATTCCCGTCGGTGGTACCCATGTAATGACCAACCCGATGACAAGGCATTGTTCAGTGTACAGGTTCGTGTTCCAAAGGGTTTTACCGTTGTATCCAATGGTGTGAGAACCGACTCTGTTTTGGTTGGTGATACAGCATCTATACAAACATGGAAACACGACGTTCCGATGCCAACCTATCTCTTTGCAGTGTCAGCCTCGGAATACATCCTGTATCCGCAGGTCTACACCCGCACGGACAATTCGTCTGTTCCTATCTCGAACTATCATTTCGACGTCGATCAAGATGGACCGTTTTACAATGCCACTCGTGCGTTGCAGAACATTCCACTCATGTTCGAAGCGTTTGAAGAGAGGTTCGGTCTCTATCCGTTCCAAACGTACGGTCACGTCACGGTGAGCCCCTTCCAATATGGCGGTATGGAGCACCAGACGATGAGTACCATCAACCGTCGCTGGCTAGCCGGAGATGTTGAAGGGGGCTATGCACACGAGCTTGCCCACCACTGGTTTGGCGATCAGGTCACATGCGCTACCTGGGCCGATATCTGGCTCAATGAAGGCGGTGCATCGTGGGGCGAAGCAGTCTATCAAGAACATCGCAGTGGGTTCACGGGATACATGCAGGTGCTTTGGGAAAAACGTGCGCGATACATGCTGACGGGTCTGAACGAACCACCTGTCTACAACATTCCGATCGGGATTCTGTTCAACGAGGCAACCACATATAACAAGAGTTCGTGGATCTATCACATGATGAGACGGAACGTGGGTGACGCGATATTTTTCCCGGCCATCAGAGGATATCTGGCGAAATACAATATCGGTTCGGCTCAGACCTATCAACTGCTCGATCATATGAAGGAAGCTGCGCCCAACCCACTTGTTGCCTGGGATACGTTCTTTGACCAGTGGCTCGTGAAGGCAGGCCACCCGGTACTTGAAGTGATCGTCAGCACCACAACCCGACCGACTCCGTTCGTGTATAGAGTGACCATAGCGCAGACCCAAGAACATGAAGGGGTCCCAGATGCCTTTGTTGTACCGGTTCATCTGCGCTTCATTGGATTTGGAGAGGTCTTAGACACAACGGTGATCGTTCGTGAACGCAGCGTCACAATGGAGTTCGCTGTAGGTTTCGATGCGGATGAAGTACTCGTGGATCCTGATAACGACATTCTGTGTGTCAAAGGGGAAACACTCGTGGGAGTTGATGAGCAAGTTCAGTCTGACTCATGGTGCGGGATCCTTGGTCCTCATCCAATCACTGCCGGTTCACCGCTGCGGATCTACCTTGATGAAACATCGAAGGCATCCGTTGAGGTACGGTCGATCACAGGTTCGCTCGTTGCATCCGCTTCCGTTTCCTCAGGGGTTTCGCTCCTCGATACATCATCCCTCGCACCCGGATCGTATGCGGTTAGCATCATAAGCGGTACACGCGTGTATCATCGCACGGTCATCATCACAGCACAGTAG
- the pdxH gene encoding pyridoxamine 5'-phosphate oxidase, whose amino-acid sequence MDIDVASMRKEYAREELTEDSVQRDPLGQFASWFDEAIAAALPEPTAMALSTVGADRRPSSRMVLLKGVDEHGLVWFTNYASRKGKELDSNPFAAILFFWPELERQVRIEGKVVRVSQAESLRYFLSRPVDSKLGAWASLQSIVVASKDVLRHQFESAKARFADGEVPLPPHWGGYRLIPDSYEFWQGRPSRMHDRIHYRKENETWIIERLSP is encoded by the coding sequence ATGGACATCGACGTTGCTTCAATGCGCAAGGAGTATGCTCGCGAAGAACTGACTGAAGACTCAGTGCAGCGAGATCCCCTTGGTCAATTCGCAAGTTGGTTCGATGAAGCGATCGCAGCCGCTCTGCCTGAACCAACAGCCATGGCTCTATCTACCGTAGGCGCAGACCGACGTCCATCTTCACGTATGGTCTTGCTTAAGGGCGTGGACGAACACGGACTTGTGTGGTTCACGAACTATGCGAGCCGTAAAGGCAAGGAACTCGATTCCAATCCGTTTGCGGCTATCCTTTTCTTCTGGCCTGAACTAGAACGCCAGGTCCGTATTGAGGGCAAGGTTGTTAGAGTATCGCAAGCAGAGTCGTTGAGGTACTTCCTGTCGCGTCCAGTAGATAGCAAACTCGGCGCATGGGCATCGCTTCAAAGCATCGTTGTTGCTTCCAAAGATGTCCTCCGACACCAGTTCGAGAGCGCAAAGGCTCGCTTCGCAGATGGTGAAGTTCCTCTCCCGCCCCACTGGGGTGGATACCGTCTCATCCCGGATTCCTACGAATTCTGGCAGGGTAGACCTTCACGCATGCATGATCGTATCCACTATCGTAAGGAAAACGAGACGTGGATCATTGAGCGCTTGTCGCCGTAG
- a CDS encoding ABC transporter permease translates to MISVWIVGIIAVIAIFADVLANDKPIVCSLRGDVYFPVAREIGVTFGVSQWGAEFATADWKALPYDWAVYPPIPYAPGSTDKRLVTLKDRSPSALHWLGTDDIGRDVLSGLIHGSRYALSIGFVAMSIALTIGIILGAIAGFFGGLTDLLISRLIEVVITFPRFFLIITIVALVEQGTLWLIMGLIGLTGWTSIARFMRGEVLRVRNLDYVSAATALGYSTTRIIFRHVMPNAIAPVLIYAAFGIVSAILFESALSFLGFGVPPTVVTWGSVLHKARASTYSWWLAVFPGLMIFITVSAFNLIGDALRDATDPRLRS, encoded by the coding sequence ATGATCAGCGTCTGGATCGTTGGCATCATTGCAGTGATCGCCATCTTCGCCGACGTTTTGGCTAATGACAAACCGATCGTGTGCTCTCTTCGGGGAGATGTGTATTTCCCCGTGGCTCGAGAGATCGGCGTCACGTTCGGTGTGTCACAATGGGGAGCAGAGTTTGCAACGGCCGACTGGAAAGCACTACCGTACGATTGGGCGGTCTACCCGCCTATTCCCTATGCACCGGGCAGTACGGATAAGCGACTCGTGACGCTCAAGGATCGATCGCCGTCCGCACTCCACTGGCTCGGTACAGATGATATTGGCCGCGACGTGCTATCTGGACTCATTCACGGCTCTCGGTACGCCCTGAGTATCGGCTTTGTTGCGATGTCCATCGCCCTTACCATCGGCATCATCCTCGGAGCGATAGCAGGGTTCTTTGGCGGTCTCACGGACCTGCTGATCTCGCGCCTGATCGAAGTGGTAATCACCTTCCCTCGATTCTTCCTCATCATTACCATTGTCGCTCTGGTTGAGCAAGGAACTCTTTGGTTGATCATGGGGCTTATCGGTCTCACAGGCTGGACATCCATTGCGCGGTTCATGCGTGGCGAAGTGCTGCGCGTTCGCAACCTTGACTACGTGAGTGCAGCAACGGCACTTGGTTATTCCACCACACGGATCATCTTCCGTCACGTAATGCCCAATGCCATCGCACCGGTCCTTATCTACGCTGCCTTTGGCATTGTAAGCGCTATTCTCTTCGAAAGCGCATTGTCATTCCTTGGATTTGGTGTGCCCCCTACCGTTGTAACGTGGGGAAGCGTGTTGCACAAGGCACGTGCAAGCACGTACTCATGGTGGCTTGCAGTGTTCCCCGGACTGATGATCTTCATCACGGTGAGCGCTTTCAACCTTATCGGCGATGCCCTGCGCGATGCTACGGATCCGCGGCTGCGGTCGTAG